Proteins encoded within one genomic window of Edaphobacter lichenicola:
- a CDS encoding sigma 54-interacting transcriptional regulator — protein sequence MATSLPTTLGSLRASEFTPARLARSVKDELRENLIAKLRASAKTKAPLFPGIVGFEDTVVPQIVNAVLSKHNFILLGLRGQAKSRILRSLTTLLDPHCPYIAGSEIRDNPYAPISKFSRDLIARLGEDTPIAWLTPNDRFVEKLATPDVTVADLVGDIDPIKAARSNQDLGSELTMHYGLLPRANRGIFAINEIPDLAGKIQVALFNIMQEGDVQIKGYPVRLPLDVAIVFSANPEDYTARGKIVTPLKDRIGSEIRTHYPENVEEGITITAQEAWSTRPASKIEIPHYIRQIVEQIAFTAREDKKVDKRSGVSQRLPISTMELVVSNAERRALLHDEAVAVPRVGDIYTALPGISGKIELEYEGEMRGADTVIREIIRTSVANVFDKYFAATNTQQIEQWFNLGGTVQLNDEQPSSGSLEELKQIQGLIEKLSPLEINSKSKPEITVSAAEFLLEGMYAHKRLSRTEERSFSAAEKKSRNDQASQYAEKMREREIERDDYAKRTRRGFN from the coding sequence ATGGCGACCTCACTCCCGACCACCCTAGGCTCTCTCCGCGCCAGCGAATTCACCCCAGCCCGCCTCGCCCGCAGCGTCAAAGACGAGCTCCGCGAAAATCTCATCGCCAAACTCCGCGCCTCCGCGAAGACTAAGGCCCCCCTCTTCCCCGGCATCGTCGGCTTCGAGGACACCGTCGTCCCCCAGATCGTCAACGCCGTCCTCTCCAAGCACAACTTCATCCTTCTCGGCCTCCGCGGTCAGGCAAAGTCCCGCATTCTGCGCTCCCTCACCACCCTGCTTGACCCGCACTGCCCCTACATCGCCGGCTCCGAGATCCGCGACAACCCCTACGCCCCCATCTCCAAGTTCAGCCGCGACCTCATCGCGCGCCTCGGAGAAGACACGCCAATAGCGTGGCTTACACCTAATGACCGCTTCGTCGAAAAGCTCGCCACCCCCGACGTGACAGTAGCTGATCTGGTTGGAGATATCGACCCCATCAAGGCCGCACGCTCGAACCAGGACCTCGGCAGCGAACTCACCATGCACTACGGCCTTCTTCCCCGCGCCAACCGCGGCATCTTCGCCATCAACGAGATCCCCGACCTCGCCGGCAAAATTCAAGTCGCTCTCTTCAACATCATGCAGGAGGGCGACGTGCAGATCAAAGGCTATCCCGTTCGTCTCCCGCTCGACGTGGCCATCGTCTTCTCGGCCAACCCCGAGGACTACACCGCCCGCGGCAAGATCGTAACCCCGCTCAAAGACCGCATCGGCAGCGAGATCCGCACCCACTATCCAGAGAACGTAGAAGAAGGCATCACGATCACCGCGCAGGAAGCCTGGTCCACACGCCCGGCCTCGAAGATCGAAATCCCCCACTACATCCGCCAGATCGTCGAACAGATCGCCTTCACCGCACGCGAAGACAAGAAGGTCGACAAGCGCAGCGGAGTCTCGCAGCGCCTCCCCATCAGCACCATGGAACTTGTCGTCTCCAACGCCGAACGCCGCGCCCTCCTCCACGACGAAGCCGTAGCCGTCCCCCGCGTAGGCGACATCTACACCGCGCTTCCCGGCATCAGCGGCAAGATCGAACTGGAGTACGAAGGCGAGATGCGCGGAGCCGACACCGTCATCCGCGAGATCATCCGCACCAGCGTAGCGAACGTCTTCGACAAGTACTTCGCCGCCACCAACACCCAGCAGATCGAGCAGTGGTTCAACCTCGGCGGCACCGTCCAGCTCAACGACGAACAGCCCTCCAGCGGCTCCCTCGAAGAGCTAAAACAGATTCAAGGCCTCATCGAAAAACTCTCACCACTCGAGATCAACTCAAAGTCCAAACCCGAGATCACTGTAAGCGCCGCCGAGTTCCTCCTCGAAGGCATGTACGCCCACAAGCGTCTCAGCCGCACCGAAGAGCGCTCCTTCAGCGCCGCCGAAAAGAAGTCCCGCAACGACCAAGCCTCGCAGTACGCCGAAAAGATGCGCGAACGCGAGATCGAACGCGACGACTACGCGAAGCGCACCCGCCGCGGCTTCAACTAG
- a CDS encoding COG4280 domain-containing protein encodes MGIGWAHIGTSITASFLASLVECVEALTVVLAVGSVRGWRSALIGSASAIAVLLLIIAALGTALTHIPLHILQLTVGTLLLLFGLRWLRKAILRAAGLIPLHDEAAAFSKNTAAMRQHGNLPAAWDKIAFAAAFNITMLEGTEVVFIVIAIGAGRAGTLLPASLGAVAALLVVTALGFILHRPLARVPENTLKFIVGVLLSAFGTFWVGEGLHLQWPAADWSILALIAAYLLLALATVPLCRNRSQTVASIP; translated from the coding sequence ATGGGCATAGGCTGGGCACATATCGGCACCTCAATCACAGCCTCCTTCCTGGCCTCCCTTGTCGAGTGCGTAGAAGCCCTCACCGTAGTCCTCGCCGTGGGCAGCGTCCGCGGCTGGCGCTCGGCCCTCATCGGCAGCGCTTCAGCCATCGCCGTTCTCCTCCTCATCATCGCAGCGCTTGGGACTGCCCTCACCCACATCCCTCTGCACATCCTTCAACTCACCGTAGGCACTCTCCTCCTCCTCTTCGGTCTGCGCTGGCTGCGCAAAGCCATCCTCAGAGCCGCCGGCCTCATCCCCCTTCACGACGAAGCTGCAGCCTTCTCGAAGAACACCGCGGCCATGCGTCAGCACGGCAACCTCCCCGCCGCCTGGGACAAGATCGCCTTCGCCGCCGCCTTCAACATCACCATGCTCGAAGGCACCGAGGTCGTCTTCATCGTCATCGCCATCGGTGCAGGCCGCGCCGGCACGCTCCTCCCCGCCAGCCTCGGTGCCGTAGCAGCGCTCCTCGTAGTCACCGCCCTCGGCTTCATCCTTCACCGCCCGCTCGCGCGAGTCCCCGAGAACACCCTCAAGTTCATCGTCGGTGTCCTGCTCTCCGCCTTCGGAACTTTCTGGGTCGGCGAGGGCCTGCACCTCCAATGGCCAGCAGCCGACTGGTCCATCCTCGCCCTCATCGCAGCCTACCTGCTCCTCGCCCTGGCGACGGTGCCCCTCTGCCGCAACCGCTCGCAAACTGTAGCATCGATCCCATAA
- the hrcA gene encoding heat-inducible transcriptional repressor HrcA, translated as MADAERVTARQRAILTAIIESYIETGEPVGSGTIARLQSGESVGLSPATVRNEMAELADAGLLEQPHTSAGRVPTARAFRMFVEQLSGGVNPRIDAARLSARSRSQIDLSFVGVAGTQAVLERTSHVLATLSSGVGVAIAAAADGDMLEHVHFSRLAPARVLAVVVTRSGLVRDRVLALDKDLTVRELEVAANFLNENFRGWSVERVRVEIARLVEREKSEYQRLLNSVQQLWVKAVPEMDVPVQTVYVDGVANLVGSQEDRERLREVLTALEAKQRLVELLNAYIDARQESVRVVFDLEEQAPEMAGLVLIAAPARMGGESRGTVGVIGPKRMHYENTMNAVSYIAQVFDRMLHPEE; from the coding sequence ATGGCGGATGCGGAGCGGGTTACGGCGCGGCAGAGAGCTATTCTGACCGCCATTATCGAGAGCTACATCGAGACGGGCGAGCCGGTTGGGTCGGGGACGATTGCTCGGCTGCAAAGCGGTGAGAGCGTGGGGCTTAGCCCGGCTACGGTGCGGAACGAGATGGCGGAACTGGCGGACGCGGGTTTGCTGGAGCAGCCGCATACCTCGGCTGGGCGGGTGCCTACGGCTCGGGCGTTTCGGATGTTTGTGGAGCAGTTGAGCGGCGGGGTGAACCCGAGGATCGATGCGGCGCGTTTGTCGGCGCGGTCGCGGTCGCAGATTGACTTGAGTTTTGTTGGAGTTGCGGGGACGCAGGCGGTGTTGGAGAGGACCTCGCATGTGCTGGCTACGCTGTCAAGCGGTGTGGGCGTGGCCATTGCAGCGGCTGCGGATGGAGACATGCTGGAGCATGTGCACTTTTCGCGGTTGGCTCCGGCGCGGGTGCTGGCGGTGGTGGTAACGCGCAGCGGGCTGGTGCGGGATCGGGTGTTGGCGCTTGATAAAGACTTGACGGTGAGGGAGTTAGAGGTTGCGGCTAATTTTCTGAATGAGAACTTTCGCGGGTGGAGCGTGGAGCGGGTTCGGGTGGAGATTGCGCGGTTGGTGGAGCGGGAGAAGAGTGAGTATCAGCGGTTGCTGAACTCGGTGCAGCAGCTTTGGGTGAAGGCGGTGCCGGAGATGGATGTGCCGGTGCAGACGGTTTATGTGGATGGGGTGGCGAATCTTGTTGGTTCTCAAGAGGATAGGGAGAGGCTGCGGGAGGTGTTGACGGCGCTCGAGGCGAAGCAGCGGCTGGTGGAGCTGTTGAATGCTTACATCGATGCGCGGCAGGAGAGCGTGCGGGTGGTGTTTGATCTGGAGGAGCAAGCTCCTGAAATGGCGGGACTTGTGTTGATTGCTGCGCCGGCGCGGATGGGCGGGGAGAGCCGCGGGACGGTGGGAGTGATTGGGCCGAAGCGGATGCACTACGAGAACACGATGAATGCCGTGAGCTATATTGCGCAGGTTTTTGACCGGATGCTGCATCCGGAGGAGTGA
- a CDS encoding acyl-CoA thioesterase, whose product MSDLVLERTVAESQSERSEIVLPADSNALGSLFGGRLMQYIDLVGAMAASRHARAFTVTASMDHLDFVAPVRVGELLILKASVNRAFRTSMEIGVRVMVEDVREQRLRHVSSAYLTFVAVDREGNRLVVPQVVPETDHQKRRFEDAGRRREMRAGETQRKKEMRAALGAGWHV is encoded by the coding sequence ATGAGCGATTTGGTTTTAGAGCGGACAGTAGCGGAGTCGCAGTCGGAGCGAAGTGAGATCGTGTTGCCGGCGGACTCGAATGCGCTGGGGAGCCTGTTTGGCGGGCGTTTGATGCAGTACATCGATCTGGTTGGCGCTATGGCCGCCAGCCGGCATGCGCGGGCGTTTACGGTGACGGCGAGCATGGATCATCTGGACTTTGTTGCTCCGGTACGGGTTGGAGAGCTGCTGATCTTGAAGGCGAGTGTGAACCGGGCGTTTCGAACGTCGATGGAGATTGGGGTGCGCGTGATGGTGGAGGATGTGCGGGAGCAGAGATTGCGGCATGTTTCTTCGGCTTATCTAACGTTTGTCGCCGTGGATCGAGAGGGGAACCGGCTGGTGGTGCCACAGGTGGTGCCGGAGACAGATCATCAAAAGCGCAGGTTTGAAGATGCGGGGCGCAGGCGCGAGATGCGGGCAGGAGAGACGCAGAGGAAGAAGGAGATGAGGGCTGCGTTAGGGGCGGGATGGCATGTTTGA
- a CDS encoding tetratricopeptide repeat protein, producing the protein MDKIAALTEILTTDPTNAFARYGLAMEHISQGHTDTALAEFTTLIYHSPDYVPAYQMSAQTLAKLGRTKEALDRLHHGIATANRTNNQHALAEMEALRDDLTL; encoded by the coding sequence ATGGACAAGATTGCCGCTCTCACCGAAATCCTCACCACCGACCCTACCAACGCCTTCGCCCGCTACGGCCTCGCCATGGAGCACATCAGTCAGGGCCACACCGACACCGCCCTCGCCGAATTCACCACCCTCATCTACCACAGCCCCGACTACGTCCCCGCCTATCAGATGTCCGCACAGACCCTCGCCAAACTAGGCCGTACCAAAGAGGCCCTCGATCGCCTCCACCACGGCATCGCCACCGCCAACCGCACCAACAACCAGCATGCCCTCGCCGAGATGGAAGCCCTCCGCGACGACCTCACACTCTAA
- the dnaJ gene encoding molecular chaperone DnaJ: MATANVTKVDYYEVLSVSRDASDQELKTAYRKLAMQYHPDRNPNNPSAEEKFKECGEAYSVLSDVEKRAAYDRYGHAAFQNGGGAGGPFGGGFSGNPQDLGDIFGDLFGEMFNMGGNGRQQASRVQRGRDLRYDMKLEFEEAVFGKEKEITIRRMETCIDCKGSGAARGKAPVTCTQCGGRGQQRFQQGFFSVARTCSACGGTGSLIVDPCQTCKGETRVQREHSILVKVPAGVEQDTRIRYSGEGEAGKYAGPAGDLYVVLSVKAHKFFERDGDDLHCVMPISFPQAALGTELEIQTLEGAATIKVPEGTQNGKAFKLKGKGVPHLNSHGKGDLIVEIRVQTPGKLNKQQRELLKQLSETMVVENTPTSRGLFDKVKDMFS, encoded by the coding sequence ATGGCGACGGCAAACGTGACGAAGGTTGACTACTACGAAGTATTGAGTGTTTCGCGGGATGCGAGCGACCAGGAGTTGAAGACTGCGTATCGCAAGCTTGCCATGCAGTATCACCCGGACCGGAACCCGAACAATCCCTCTGCGGAGGAGAAGTTCAAGGAGTGCGGCGAGGCCTACTCGGTGCTGAGCGATGTGGAGAAGCGCGCGGCGTATGACCGGTATGGTCATGCGGCGTTTCAGAACGGCGGCGGCGCCGGTGGTCCGTTCGGCGGTGGGTTCAGTGGCAATCCGCAGGACCTGGGGGATATCTTCGGCGATCTGTTCGGCGAGATGTTCAACATGGGCGGGAATGGGCGCCAACAGGCCTCGCGAGTTCAGCGTGGACGCGACCTGCGGTACGACATGAAGCTCGAGTTTGAAGAGGCGGTGTTCGGCAAGGAGAAGGAGATTACGATTCGGCGGATGGAGACCTGCATTGATTGCAAGGGCTCGGGTGCGGCGAGGGGTAAGGCTCCGGTGACTTGTACGCAGTGCGGCGGGCGCGGACAGCAGAGGTTTCAGCAGGGGTTCTTTTCGGTGGCGCGGACCTGCTCGGCGTGCGGAGGGACGGGGTCGCTGATCGTTGACCCGTGCCAGACGTGTAAGGGCGAGACGCGGGTACAACGCGAGCACTCGATTTTGGTGAAGGTGCCGGCGGGTGTGGAGCAGGATACGCGGATTCGCTACTCGGGCGAGGGCGAGGCGGGTAAGTATGCCGGACCTGCCGGGGATCTGTATGTCGTGCTGAGTGTGAAGGCGCACAAGTTCTTTGAGCGCGATGGCGATGATCTGCATTGCGTGATGCCGATCTCGTTTCCGCAGGCGGCGCTGGGAACGGAGCTGGAGATTCAGACGCTGGAGGGCGCGGCGACGATCAAGGTTCCTGAGGGGACTCAGAATGGGAAGGCGTTCAAGCTGAAGGGCAAGGGTGTGCCGCATCTGAACTCGCATGGCAAGGGCGATTTGATTGTGGAGATTCGGGTGCAGACGCCGGGCAAGCTGAATAAGCAGCAGCGGGAGTTGTTGAAGCAACTGAGCGAGACGATGGTGGTGGAGAATACGCCGACCTCGCGCGGGCTGTTCGATAAGGTGAAGGATATGTTCAGCTAG
- a CDS encoding permease — MFQAIGHAVMMSLTMAWEILWALILGFLLSAVVQAVVSKEEMSRLLPDDRPSTIVKACWLGAASSSCSYAAVALARSMFRKGANFTASMAFQFASTNLVMELGILLAVLMGWRFTLAEFVGGPVMIWVLVVLFRMLLRPEMVEAARQQAERGIQGRMEGHAAMDMSVHEGTLWQRATSDKGRTAISHFFVMDWASLWVDIGVGLLIAGALAAWVPKHFWQTFFFAGHPLLAKLWGPLVGPAVAVISFVCSVGNVPLAAVLWNGGISFGGVIAFLFADLIILPILNIYRKYYGWKVSAFLFVTFYVAMAAAAFVVEIVFGALHLIPEQRDVRVMEEAISWNYTTWLNIGFLVVAGVLVVRFLRTGGPAMLRMMGEPQKAGGNHSHSHTAATMDDHG; from the coding sequence ATGTTTCAGGCGATTGGGCATGCGGTGATGATGTCGTTGACGATGGCCTGGGAGATTCTGTGGGCGTTGATTCTTGGATTTCTGCTGTCGGCAGTGGTGCAGGCGGTGGTGTCGAAGGAGGAGATGTCTAGGCTGCTGCCGGATGACAGGCCGAGCACGATTGTGAAGGCGTGCTGGCTGGGGGCGGCGAGTTCGTCGTGCTCGTATGCGGCGGTGGCGCTGGCGAGATCGATGTTCAGGAAAGGGGCGAACTTTACTGCTTCGATGGCGTTCCAGTTTGCTTCGACGAACCTGGTGATGGAGCTGGGGATTCTGCTGGCGGTGCTGATGGGATGGCGGTTTACGCTTGCGGAGTTTGTGGGTGGACCGGTGATGATCTGGGTGCTGGTGGTGCTGTTCAGGATGCTGCTTCGGCCTGAGATGGTGGAGGCTGCGCGGCAGCAGGCGGAGCGAGGGATTCAGGGTCGCATGGAAGGGCATGCGGCGATGGACATGAGTGTGCATGAAGGAACGCTGTGGCAGCGGGCTACCTCGGATAAGGGAAGAACGGCGATTAGTCACTTTTTTGTGATGGACTGGGCGTCGTTGTGGGTGGATATCGGAGTGGGGCTGCTGATTGCGGGAGCGCTGGCGGCGTGGGTCCCGAAGCATTTTTGGCAGACGTTCTTCTTTGCGGGGCATCCGTTGTTGGCGAAGCTGTGGGGGCCGCTGGTGGGGCCGGCGGTGGCGGTGATCTCGTTTGTGTGCTCGGTGGGCAATGTGCCGCTGGCGGCGGTGCTGTGGAATGGAGGCATCAGCTTTGGTGGCGTGATTGCGTTTCTTTTTGCGGACCTGATTATTCTTCCGATCCTGAATATCTATCGCAAGTATTACGGATGGAAGGTGAGCGCGTTTCTTTTTGTGACGTTCTACGTGGCGATGGCGGCTGCAGCTTTCGTGGTGGAGATTGTGTTCGGTGCGCTGCACCTGATTCCGGAGCAGAGGGATGTGCGGGTAATGGAGGAGGCCATATCGTGGAATTACACGACGTGGCTAAACATCGGATTTCTGGTAGTGGCGGGGGTGCTGGTGGTTAGGTTTTTGAGGACAGGCGGCCCGGCGATGCTGCGGATGATGGGTGAACCACAGAAGGCGGGTGGGAATCACTCCCATTCTCATACTGCGGCGACCATGGATGACCACGGATAA
- a CDS encoding Mrp/NBP35 family ATP-binding protein, which produces MGHMGAGAPQGPQPLPGVAHVVAIGSGKGGVGKTTVAVNLAVSLVRLGYRVGLIDADIYGPNVPMMLGVTRQPNIVGENRIEPILAHGVKFISVGLISPGDKPMVMRGPMLHQIIRQFLQQVEWGELDYLIVDLPPGTGDVVISLVQTVPLTGAVVVSTGSGVALQDARKALEMFHQVKVEVIGLVENMSQMTLADGQVIDVFGAGGTERTAAQFGLEFLGAVELDPQIREGGDKGLPVALAGPDSKLAKSFYEVAAKVAERAKAIAAKTEDVLEIS; this is translated from the coding sequence ATGGGACATATGGGAGCAGGAGCACCGCAGGGGCCGCAGCCTTTGCCGGGAGTAGCGCATGTGGTGGCGATTGGCAGTGGCAAAGGCGGAGTGGGGAAGACGACCGTTGCGGTGAACCTGGCGGTTTCGCTGGTGAGGCTGGGATATCGGGTTGGGTTGATCGATGCCGACATCTATGGGCCGAATGTGCCGATGATGCTGGGCGTGACGCGGCAGCCGAATATTGTGGGGGAGAACCGGATTGAGCCGATTCTGGCGCATGGGGTGAAGTTTATTTCTGTGGGGCTGATCTCGCCCGGCGACAAGCCGATGGTGATGCGCGGGCCGATGCTGCACCAGATCATCCGGCAGTTTCTGCAGCAGGTGGAGTGGGGGGAGCTGGATTATCTAATTGTCGATCTGCCTCCTGGGACGGGCGATGTGGTGATCTCGCTGGTGCAGACGGTGCCTTTGACGGGGGCGGTGGTGGTTTCGACGGGGTCGGGCGTGGCGCTGCAGGATGCGCGGAAGGCGTTGGAGATGTTTCATCAGGTGAAGGTGGAGGTGATTGGCCTGGTGGAGAATATGTCGCAGATGACGCTCGCGGATGGTCAGGTGATCGACGTGTTTGGCGCGGGTGGGACGGAGCGGACGGCGGCGCAGTTTGGGCTGGAGTTTCTTGGGGCTGTGGAGCTTGATCCGCAGATTCGAGAGGGTGGGGATAAGGGGCTTCCTGTGGCGCTGGCGGGGCCTGATTCGAAGCTGGCTAAGAGCTTTTATGAGGTTGCGGCTAAGGTTGCGGAGAGAGCTAAGGCGATTGCTGCGAAGACGGAGGATGTGCTGGAGATTTCGTAA
- a CDS encoding vWA domain-containing protein, producing the protein MKRVRYTKFTGDLASSFGLEDLMQALSDFLLDSGFNDPMSRFQEFDGDQTMENLREAIRQALDSGDIFDDEAQEKYEALSEDQVEELIDQIIQKMQEQNFINAEMPEQGKGEQGDGNGEARFEVTDKGMDFLGYKALRELLGPLGKSNLGRHDTRHEAAGVETNGSTKLYEFGDTLNLDITATLSSVFAREGLATAIEGEEHAPLNIYHSDVHVHQSDYQSSCATVVLLDCSHSMILYGEDRFTPAKRVAMALSHLIRTQFPGDTLNLVLFHDTAEEIPVSQLSRVKVGPHYTNTREGLRMAQRILARQNKDMKQIVMITDGKPSALTLPDGRIYKNAFGLDPLVISETLEEVARCKRSNIMINTFMLASDFSLVQFVQQVSAMCRGKAYFTTPENLGNYLLMDFMSRRMKTIH; encoded by the coding sequence ATGAAGCGCGTTCGATACACAAAGTTCACCGGCGACCTCGCCTCCTCCTTCGGCCTCGAAGACCTCATGCAGGCCCTCTCCGACTTCCTGCTCGACTCCGGCTTCAACGACCCCATGTCCCGCTTCCAGGAGTTCGACGGCGACCAGACCATGGAGAATCTCCGCGAAGCCATCCGCCAGGCCCTCGACTCCGGCGACATCTTCGACGACGAAGCCCAGGAAAAGTACGAAGCACTCTCCGAAGACCAGGTCGAAGAACTCATCGACCAGATCATCCAGAAGATGCAGGAGCAGAACTTCATCAACGCCGAGATGCCCGAGCAAGGAAAGGGCGAACAAGGCGACGGCAACGGCGAAGCCCGCTTCGAGGTCACCGACAAGGGCATGGACTTCCTCGGCTACAAAGCCCTCCGCGAGCTCCTCGGCCCCCTCGGCAAATCCAACCTCGGCCGCCACGACACCCGCCACGAAGCCGCCGGCGTCGAGACCAACGGCAGCACCAAGCTCTACGAGTTCGGCGACACCCTAAATCTGGATATCACCGCCACGCTCTCCAGCGTATTCGCTCGCGAGGGTCTGGCCACTGCTATCGAGGGAGAAGAGCACGCCCCACTCAACATCTACCACTCCGACGTCCACGTCCACCAGTCCGACTACCAATCCTCCTGCGCCACAGTCGTCCTGCTCGACTGCTCCCACTCCATGATCCTCTACGGCGAAGATCGTTTCACACCCGCCAAGCGCGTCGCCATGGCCCTCTCGCACCTCATCCGCACGCAGTTCCCCGGCGACACCCTCAATCTCGTCCTCTTCCACGACACCGCCGAAGAGATCCCCGTCTCGCAACTCTCCCGCGTCAAGGTCGGCCCGCACTACACCAACACCCGCGAAGGCCTCCGCATGGCGCAGCGCATCCTCGCCCGCCAGAACAAAGACATGAAGCAGATCGTCATGATCACCGACGGCAAGCCCTCGGCCCTCACCCTCCCCGACGGCCGCATCTACAAAAACGCCTTCGGCCTCGACCCCCTCGTCATCTCCGAGACCCTCGAAGAAGTAGCCCGCTGCAAGCGTTCCAACATCATGATCAACACCTTCATGCTCGCCAGCGACTTCTCTCTCGTGCAGTTCGTCCAGCAGGTCAGCGCGATGTGCCGCGGCAAAGCCTACTTCACCACCCCGGAAAATCTAGGCAACTATCTGCTTATGGACTTCATGTCCCGCCGCATGAAAACCATCCACTAA
- a CDS encoding nucleotide exchange factor GrpE, whose protein sequence is MRSSKKMQDQMAGHETTGQGTMEPEVAVGSEVEPINEMSPAQAELEQVKGERDQLLDRLARLQAEFDNARKREAKERADSRDYTVSNTVEPFLGVMDNFQLALKANGTAAQLRSGVELILKQMEDALKGLNVQAVETVGTQFDPRIHEALGSIETKEFPDHQVLEEIRRGYRIREKLLRPALVRIAANPNQVAD, encoded by the coding sequence ATGAGGAGTTCAAAGAAGATGCAGGATCAGATGGCGGGACACGAAACGACTGGGCAGGGAACGATGGAGCCGGAGGTGGCTGTGGGTTCTGAGGTTGAGCCGATCAATGAGATGAGCCCTGCTCAGGCGGAGCTGGAGCAGGTGAAGGGCGAGCGGGACCAGTTGCTGGACCGTCTGGCGCGACTGCAGGCCGAGTTCGACAATGCGCGGAAGCGTGAGGCGAAGGAGCGGGCTGACTCGCGGGACTATACGGTTTCGAATACGGTTGAGCCGTTTCTGGGCGTGATGGACAACTTTCAGCTGGCGCTGAAGGCGAATGGGACTGCTGCGCAGCTTCGTAGCGGAGTCGAGCTGATTCTGAAGCAGATGGAAGATGCGCTGAAAGGGTTGAACGTTCAGGCGGTGGAGACGGTTGGGACGCAGTTCGACCCCCGAATCCACGAGGCTCTGGGGAGCATCGAAACCAAGGAGTTCCCGGACCACCAGGTGCTGGAGGAGATTCGGCGGGGATACAGGATCCGCGAGAAGCTGTTGCGGCCGGCACTGGTCAGGATTGCCGCGAATCCGAATCAGGTTGCGGATTAG